A genomic stretch from Candidatus Schekmanbacteria bacterium includes:
- the tsaE gene encoding tRNA (adenosine(37)-N6)-threonylcarbamoyltransferase complex ATPase subunit type 1 TsaE, whose amino-acid sequence MNYLFTSDSENETFGLGIKIGELLSGGEFIALSGELGAGKTYFTKGIVKGLGADPEEVVSPTFTLINEYPGKLKIYHADFYRIISSSDVESTGIWEYLDDESGVVIVEWADKFKDILPEERLDVQIVSISEEKREIIISAFDDRHSEIIKKIIDLSKNIK is encoded by the coding sequence ATGAATTATTTATTCACATCTGATTCTGAAAATGAAACTTTCGGGCTTGGTATTAAAATAGGAGAACTGCTCTCGGGCGGAGAGTTCATAGCTCTTTCAGGAGAACTTGGGGCAGGCAAGACTTATTTTACGAAAGGGATTGTTAAAGGTCTGGGCGCTGACCCGGAAGAAGTGGTAAGTCCTACATTTACTCTAATAAATGAATATCCCGGCAAGCTTAAGATATACCATGCTGATTTTTACAGGATAATCTCTTCATCTGACGTCGAATCAACGGGCATCTGGGAGTATCTTGATGATGAGAGCGGAGTTGTAATAGTCGAGTGGGCAGATAAATTCAAAGACATTCTCCCTGAGGAGAGGCTTGATGTGCAGATTGTAAGTATCAGTGAAGAAAAAAGGGAGATAATAATCTCTGCATTTGATGACAGGCATTCTGAAATCATAAAAAAAATAATTGATCTTTCTAAAAACATAAAATGA